Within Streptomyces antibioticus, the genomic segment CGGCGGGCGCGGTCGCGGGCGGCCCAGCGCAGCGCGTCGGCGGACTCGGTGATCCGGTCGGTGCGCTCCCGCAGGGACGGCATCCGCCCGGCGAGCGTCGCACGGTCGGGCTCGGACTCCAGGCGTCTGAGTTCGGCGTCCAGCTCCTGGCCGTGGGCGCTGAGGCGCTCGAAGAGGCCGAGGGACTCCTTGAGCGACTCGTCCTCGGCGACGCCCGCGTGCAGGGCCTCCTGGGTGGCGCGCATCGAGGTGCGCAGCTTGAGGCGGAGCTGGGCGACCTCGCCGGCCGGTCCGGGCTGGGCGAAGGACTTGGCGCGCAGGGTGTGGTCCTCGACCGTGCGGCGGGCCTGGGTGAGGGTGCGGTCCACGCCGCGCTTGGCGGCGCCGACCACCTTCACCGTGGCGTAGGCGCCGAGCACCAGGAACAGTACGACGAGCAGGGCGAACACTGCGGCGACCGCTTCCACGGGCTCCTCCTCCGGCCTGCCGCGGCACACCTCGCGCCGCTCACCTCGCGCCGCGTGTCCGCGTCGCTCTTCCCACCGTAAACGCAGGGGGCAGGTCCGGAGTTCCACCAGAACCCCGAACCTGCCCTCAGCAGACCCCTAGGGGACGCCCGGCGCCGAGCGCCCCGGGAGGACGGACCTCACGCCGGCACGACGACTGACCTCACGCCGGCACGATGTTCACCAGCTTCGGCGCCCGCACGATCACCTTGCGGATCCCCGCGCCGCCCAGCGCCTTGACGACGTTCTCGTCGGCCAGCGCCACCTTCTCCAGCTCCTCGTCGGAGATGGCGGGCGACACCTCCAGGCGCGCCTTGACCTTGCCCTTGATCTGGACGACGCAGGTCACGCTCTCGTCCACGACGTACGCCGGGTCGGCGACCGGCAGGTCCTGGTGGACGACCGAGTCGGTGTGGCCCAGCTTGCGCCACAGCTCCTCGGCGATGTGCGGGGCCAGCGGCGCGACCAGCAGCACCAGGTCCTCGGCGACCGTGCGCGGCACCGGGGCGCCCGCCTTGGTCAGGTGGTTGTTCAGCTCGGTGATCTTGGCGATGGCGGTGTTGAAGCGCAGGCCCTCCAGGTCCTGGCGCACTCCGTCGATCGCCTTGTGCAGGGCGCGCAGCGTCGTCTCGTCGGGCTCGGTGTCGACGACGGTGACCTCGCCGGTGGCCTCGTCGACGACATTGCGCCACAGCCGCTGGAGCAGCCGGTACTGGCCGACGACCGCGCGCGTGTCCCAGGGGCGCGAGACGTCCAGCGGGCCCATCGCCATCTCGTACAGGCGCAGGGTGTCCGCGCCGTACTCGGCGCAGATCGCCTCCGGGGTCACGGCGTTCTTCAGGGACTTGCCCATCTTGCCCATCTCGCGCCTGACCGGCTCGCCCGCGTACCAGAAGCCGCCGTCGCGCTCCTCGATCTCGGCGGCCGGCGCCGGGAAGCCCCGGCTGTCGCGGTAGACGTAGGCCTGGATCATGCCCTGGTTGAACAGCTTGTGGAACGGCTCGGCCGACGAGACGTGGCCCAGGTCGAACAGCACCTTGGACCAGAAGCGCGCGTACAGCAGGTGCAGCACGGCGTGTTCGGCGCCGCCGACGTACAGGTCGACACCGCCGAGCGGCGCGTCCTCGCGCGGGCCCATCCAGTAGCGCTCGATCTCCGGGTCGACCAGGCGCTCGCTGTTGTGCGGGTCCAGGTAGCGCAGTTCGTACCAGCAGGAACCGGCCCAGTTGGGCATGGTGTTGGTCTCGCGCCGGTAGCGCTTGGGGCCGTCGCCCAGGTCCAGGGTGACGTGGACCCAGTCCTCGTTGCGCGAGAGCGGGGTCTCGGGGCGGGAGTCGGCGTCGTCCGGGTCGAAGGTGCGCGGCGAGTAGTCCTCGACCTCCGGCAGCTCCAGGGGCAGCATCGACGCGGGCAGCGCGTGGGCGACGCCGTCCTCGTCGTAGACGATCGGGAAGGGCTCGCCCCAGTAGCGCTGGCGGCTGAACAGCCAGTCGCGCAGCCGGAAGTTGACGGTGCCCTCGCCGATGCCCTTGCGCTCCAGCCACTCGGTGACACGGGCCTTGGCGTCGGCGACGGCCAGGCCGTCCAGGGAGATGTCGTCGTTGGAGGAGTTGATGATCTTCGCGTCGTAGGACCCGAAGGCGTTCTCCCAGGTGGAGGTGTCCGTGCCGCGGCCGTCGGTGGTCTCGACGATGCAGGTGATCGGCAGCTCGAAGGCGCGGGCGAACTCGAAGTCGCGCTGGTCGCCGGCCGGGACGGCCATGATGGCGCCGGTGCCGTAGCCCATCAGGACGTAGTCGGCGATGAAGACCGGGATCCGCTCGCCGTTGACCGGGTTGGTGGCGTGGGCGCCGATGAAGACACCGGTCTTGTCCTTGGCCTCGGCCTGCCGCTCGACGTCGGACTTGGACGCGGCCTGCGCGCGGTACGCGGCGACGGCCTCGGCCGGGCTCGCGTGCCCGCCCGTCCACGCGTCGCGGGTGCCCTCGGGCCAGGTGTCCGGGGTGAACTTGTCGACCAGCGGGTGCTCGGGGGCCAGCACCATGTAGGTCGCGCCGAACAGGGTGTCGGGGCGGGTGGTGAAGACGGTGATGTCCTCGCCGTCGATCGGGAAGCGCACCCGGGCGCCCTCGGAGCGGCCGATCCAGTTGCGCTGCTGGAGCTTGATGGCCTCGGGCCAGTCCAGCGCGTCCAGGTCGTCGAGCAGGCGGTCCGCGTAGGCGGTGATGCGCATGTTCCACTGGCGCAGCTTGGCCTTGAAGACGGGGAAGTTGCCGCGCTCGGAGCGGCCGTCGGCGGTGACCTCCTCGTTGGCCAGCACGGTGCCCAGGCCGGGGCACCAGTTGACCGGCGAGTCGGAGGCGTAGGCCAGGCGGTAGCCGCCCAGGACGTCGGCGCGCTCGGCGCCGCTCAGTTCGTTCCAGGGGCGGCCGCCGGGCACACCGCGCTCACCGGACTCGAACTGGGCGATCAGCTCGGAGATCGGGCGGGCCTTGTCCGCCTCGTCGTCGTACCAGGAGTCGAAGATCTGCAGGAAGATCCACTGGGTCCACTTGTAGTAGTCCGGGTCGATCGTGGCGAACGAGCGGCGCTTGTCGTGGCCCAGGCCCAGCCGGCGGAGCTGGGACTTCATGTTGGCGATGGCCGCTTCGGTGGTCACGCGCGGGTGCTCGCCGGTCTGTACGGCGTGCTGCTCGGCGGGCAGGCCGAAGGCGTCGAAGCCCAGGGTGTGCAGGACGTTGTGGCCGGTCATCCGCTGGTAGCGGGCGAAGACGTCGGTCGCGATGTAGCCCAGCGGGTGGCCGACGTGCAGGCCCGCACCGGAGGGGTACGGGAACATGTCCATGATGAACTTCTCGGGGCGGGCGACGACCGCGGGGTCGCCGGCCAGGTCACCCGTGGGATTGGGGGCGGCGTAGGTGCCCTCGGCGTCCCAGAAGTCCTGCCAGCGTGCCTCGATCTCGGCGGCCATGGCCGCCGTGTAGCGGTGCGGCGCGGCCACCTCGGCAGTGGCAGCGGGGTTCGTCTCGCTCATGTCCTCAAAGCTCCATCGATCGTCTCTGCCAGCGGCTGTGTCATCCGGAAACGAAAAATCCCCTCGCACAGGAGGGGACGCCGCGCCGATTCCGAGCCGTCCGGTTCACGTCGGTTCACCGGAGGTTCGGGACTGTCAGCGCGGCTCGCTAAGCAGGAGGCGTACGGCACGCATGGCGCTAGGGTACCGCAGCCCCCGATCGCGCCGCGACGGACTTCCCGCACGTTGAGCAGACCGGCACACGTGTGCGTATCTGTCACGGACGACGGGCACACCCGGCGGAGCCGAAGCTGAACAAAGGTCAAAGATTACTTCGCGTAACAGCCACTAAGGGGACATCGGAACGCCCCTGTTTTCATTTGATAACAACGCAATAACTCAAACCTCGTACCCCCCGGTATGGAGCCACTTAGAGTTCGGCAGCGGGACCGCTTTCCCGAAACTGCTCGGAGTTGCCCCCATGAACCCTCTTCGCACCAACAGCTCGCTCCCCAAGCCGGGTCGGTCGGCCTACGGGGTGGCGTCGGCTGCCGTCCTGGTCCTCATACCCGTGATCGTGCTGGTCGGAGGTGACCAGTTCCAGGCGTTCCTGAACTTCGGCGCGGGCGTACTGTCCCTCGTCTCACTGAGCTGTTCGGTGATCTGGGGTCTGTTCGCCCAGGACCGGATCTTCCTCAACACACGTCAGCGGATCATCGGCCAGGCGGTCCACCGGACGACCGCCGTGGCGTCGATCGCGTTCCTGCTGCTGCACATCACCACCAAGATCGCCCTGGACCACACCGAACTGATCGGGGCGCTCATCCCGTTCTCGCTCGGGGTCACCGGCATCGGCGGTCTGATCGGCCTGGGCTCCCTGGCCGGCCTGCTGATGATCTTCGTGGGCATCACGGGCGCGCTGCGCAACCACTTCGCCGCACCGGCCGAGGTCGCGGCCCGCTGGCGCGCGATGCACATGCTGGCCTATCCGGCCTGGTGCGCCGCGCTCATCCACGGACTCTACGCGGGTCGCCTCGCCAAGCCGATCTTCTTCATCCTGTACGGCCTGTGCCTGGTGGGCGTGATGGGCGCCCTCGCGCTGCGCGCCGCCCCGCGCCCGGTCAAGCGGCAGCTCGCGGACCGCATCAACACCATCCTGGGCGGCTCCCCGGAGCGCTCCGCCATGGACGGCCTGGAGGCGTCACGCGCGCGTAGGGCCGAGGGCGGCGGCTCCGGGCGCAGGTCCGAGTCCGAGAGGGGCGGCTCCGGCAGTTCCGCCCTGCCCGGCTACGAGAGCAGCGGCCGCTCGGCCGGCTCCGGCCCGGCGGCCTCCCCGCTGTTCGACAACCCGGCCGGCGCGGAGTCCGCGAACGGCTTCGCGGCCGCCTACCGCGCCGTCAACACTCCGAACCCGCAGCAGCCGTACGCGGGAGCCGGTGCCGGCGCCGACCAGACCGCCCAGATGAACGCCCAGTTCGACACGCAGGCCACCGCGGCGATGCCGCGCGTGGACAACGGCGGCAGCACCTCGGGAAGCTGGCCGATCCCGTCCCCGCCGCCGGTCGGCGAGGCGCCCCGGTCCGTCTACGACCCGCTCCAGGACACGGGATTCAACATCCCGGTCTATGGCAATACGGGCACCATCCCGGTCGTGGGAGGTGATGTGTACAACACCGGTGAGACGAACGCCCAGTACGGCGCGTACAACTCGAACGACACGTACAACAGCGGTCCCGCCAATGAACCATCCCCCGGCCAGTCCTACGACTCGCCGGGT encodes:
- the leuS gene encoding leucine--tRNA ligase, which produces MSETNPAATAEVAAPHRYTAAMAAEIEARWQDFWDAEGTYAAPNPTGDLAGDPAVVARPEKFIMDMFPYPSGAGLHVGHPLGYIATDVFARYQRMTGHNVLHTLGFDAFGLPAEQHAVQTGEHPRVTTEAAIANMKSQLRRLGLGHDKRRSFATIDPDYYKWTQWIFLQIFDSWYDDEADKARPISELIAQFESGERGVPGGRPWNELSGAERADVLGGYRLAYASDSPVNWCPGLGTVLANEEVTADGRSERGNFPVFKAKLRQWNMRITAYADRLLDDLDALDWPEAIKLQQRNWIGRSEGARVRFPIDGEDITVFTTRPDTLFGATYMVLAPEHPLVDKFTPDTWPEGTRDAWTGGHASPAEAVAAYRAQAASKSDVERQAEAKDKTGVFIGAHATNPVNGERIPVFIADYVLMGYGTGAIMAVPAGDQRDFEFARAFELPITCIVETTDGRGTDTSTWENAFGSYDAKIINSSNDDISLDGLAVADAKARVTEWLERKGIGEGTVNFRLRDWLFSRQRYWGEPFPIVYDEDGVAHALPASMLPLELPEVEDYSPRTFDPDDADSRPETPLSRNEDWVHVTLDLGDGPKRYRRETNTMPNWAGSCWYELRYLDPHNSERLVDPEIERYWMGPREDAPLGGVDLYVGGAEHAVLHLLYARFWSKVLFDLGHVSSAEPFHKLFNQGMIQAYVYRDSRGFPAPAAEIEERDGGFWYAGEPVRREMGKMGKSLKNAVTPEAICAEYGADTLRLYEMAMGPLDVSRPWDTRAVVGQYRLLQRLWRNVVDEATGEVTVVDTEPDETTLRALHKAIDGVRQDLEGLRFNTAIAKITELNNHLTKAGAPVPRTVAEDLVLLVAPLAPHIAEELWRKLGHTDSVVHQDLPVADPAYVVDESVTCVVQIKGKVKARLEVSPAISDEELEKVALADENVVKALGGAGIRKVIVRAPKLVNIVPA
- a CDS encoding cytochrome b/b6 domain-containing protein, with the translated sequence MNPLRTNSSLPKPGRSAYGVASAAVLVLIPVIVLVGGDQFQAFLNFGAGVLSLVSLSCSVIWGLFAQDRIFLNTRQRIIGQAVHRTTAVASIAFLLLHITTKIALDHTELIGALIPFSLGVTGIGGLIGLGSLAGLLMIFVGITGALRNHFAAPAEVAARWRAMHMLAYPAWCAALIHGLYAGRLAKPIFFILYGLCLVGVMGALALRAAPRPVKRQLADRINTILGGSPERSAMDGLEASRARRAEGGGSGRRSESERGGSGSSALPGYESSGRSAGSGPAASPLFDNPAGAESANGFAAAYRAVNTPNPQQPYAGAGAGADQTAQMNAQFDTQATAAMPRVDNGGSTSGSWPIPSPPPVGEAPRSVYDPLQDTGFNIPVYGNTGTIPVVGGDVYNTGETNAQYGAYNSNDTYNSGPANEPSPGQSYDSPGSGEPWNTPSGGYR